The sequence CGGAATATGCAAGGGCGTGAGCCAGTGAAGCAATTTTTGATAATGTTGCTCAGCCAGGACTTCCGTGGGAGCCATCAACGCCGCCTGGTACCCCGCCTCAATCGCCGCCAGCATTGCCATTACCGCCACTACAGTTTTACCGGAACCCACATCCCCCTGTACCAGCCGTTGCATGGGTTGAGGCTGTTGCAAATCATGCAGAATTTCCTGCACCACCCGTTCCTGGGCACCCGTGAGTTGAAAGGGCAGTTGCGCCCGAAACGCTTGCAGTAATTTGCCCTCGGCGCACACCACCGGGCTGGTATGACGGCGATTTTGATAGCGACGTTGTAAAAAACTTAGTTGCAAATAGAACAATTCATCAAACACCAAACGGGTGCGGGCACGTTTTAATTCCTCACTATATTGGGGGGCGTGAATCCCCCGATAGGCAGTTCCCAAATCCACGAGATGGTGTCGTTTTTTTAAGGCTTCTGGTAAGGGGTCATGCCAGGATTTCACCAGGGGCAAAACCCCATGAATTGCTTGCCGTACCCAACTGGCTTTCAGGTCACTTTTGAGGGCATAAACGGGGATAATTTTTCCCCCGGATTCTGATTCTTCATCAATAATTTGAATAGATGGCTCGGTTAAGGTTTTACTAAATTTAGTTTCCTTTACCAGCCCGGAGATTGCCACTAAAGCCCCGGTTGGATAATTTTTTCTTTGCTGTTCTTGCCAGGCTTTATTCGCATAGCGTTTGCCCATGTAGTAACGATTGATTTTCATGCGTCCAGACCGGTCTGCCACCCACCATTCGGCAATGGTTAACTGGGGATTTTTGGGGCTGGTAAAACAGCGAAAACTGCGGATGGTGGCAATCACTGTCACCGTGCTACCGGGTTGCAAATCTTTGATCAGTAATCGTTGGGAATAATCCACATAACTGCGGGGGTAGTAACGCAAAACATCCCCCAGGGTATTTAACCCTAATTGGTATAAAACTTTTTTCTGCTGGGGTTTGAGAATTTCCAACTCCCGAATGGGGGTCGCTTCCGTAGGGGGGGGCGGCGGGGTTTCCTGCACCCGAGGGGACGGGGTTCCGGGGGGGCGCACTTGGGGGACGAGGGTGGCAATCCGCTGCACCAGGGCTTCCCGTTGGTCATGGGTCAACTGGGGGTAGTGGCGCAATTCCGCCAAGAGAACCTGCCACTGATTGATTGCTGGCTTGGGCAACCAATCCAAGGACACCAAGCTCATCTGCTCCAGGAGAAATTCATAAAAAAAGCAATGCTGACCCTGGAGGTTGGGATAACCCTCATCCCGCTCCCACGCCAATGCCTTGCCGACCCGTACTGCATCCCATGTCATAGTTCCAGTTTAGCCACCAAAGGCGGGCAACACAGGCTAATATCAGAAGGAAGCCATTGGGACGTTGACGTATGGACTTGTTCGGCACGAACTTTCTTTCTAATAATCTGATGCTCCCCATCCTGGATTTTTTCTACGGGGTGGTGCCGAGCTACGGGCTGGCGATTGTTGCCCTCACCCTGGTCGTGCGGGCGGCTTTGGCTCCCGTCAGTGCCGGACAAATTCGCAATATGCGCCAAATGAAGGTCGCTCAACCAGTGATGCAAAAGCGGGTCAAAGAAATTCAGGAACGCTACAAAAATGACCCGGCAAAACAACAGGAAGAAATGGCGAAAGTCTATCAGGAATTTGGGAATCCCCTCGCCGGTTGTTTACCGTTAATTTTGCAATTACCCATCCTGTTTGCCCTATTTGCCACCCTGCGGGGTTCACCATTTGCGGACGTTTCTTACCCGGTGGAATTGGAAATTGTGCCTCGGGATCAGGTGGTGCAATCCCAACCGATTAACGCTCAAACCCACAATATCTATGTGCAACCGGGGTTACATTACGCCATTAGTGCGGTGAGTACGGCGGGGAATAAATTGCATGAGGGGGATGAAACCGTTCTGGATTTTCGCACCCCAGATGGACGCAGTTTAGGGAGCATTTTGCAAGAGGTGAATAATCCCAATGTCACGCCCCATTGGACGGTGAAAAGTGGGTCGGAATTGGTGGAATTAATTACAGAAAATGGGGAAACTAAGCTCAAAGCCCTGCATACCGGTAAGGTTTCGCTCACGGGCGTGGTACCGGGTTTAGCCGCCAATGAAGGGTTTTTATTCATCTCTGCCCTGGGGCGGGTAGGAGCGATGGACAGCAACGGCATGATCCATTGGGATACGGTGATTTTGGTGTTGATTTTCGCCGCCAGTACCTACGCCAGCCAAATGATTACCAACCAGGGGGATACGGCTAAAAATCCCCAACAGGATCAGGTGAATAAATCCTTGCCGTTGGTGTTTGCGGTGATGTTTTTGTTCTTTCCTTTGCCCGCCGGGGTGTTGATGTACATGGTGATTGCCAACGTATTTCAAACGGCGCAGACTTTTATCTTATCTCGGGAACCGCTACCAGAAAATCTGCAAAAGATTCTGGATGCCCAGCAAAAAACGGTGACGACCCAGGCGGAAACCCTACCGTTTGAACGCAATCGCCCTAAGAAGAAAGCCTAACCTGATGCTTTTCCGTAAGGGATTGATACAGTTCTAAATGCTGTTGCACTACAACCGGCAGACTGAAGCACCGCTCCACCTTCTGACGCGCGTGATGTCCCAGTTCTGCACCCTGGCGCAACACCCACCCAATCCCTGCCGCTAAATCCTGTGGGTCAAAGGGTTGGGCGAGATACCCATTCACCTGATGATCCACAATGTCCTGCACCCCTGTCCCGGCAAAAGCCACCACCGGCGTACCACAAGCCATTGCTTCACTCGCCACCTGCCCAAAAGCTTCCTGACGGGAGGGCACAACCATGACATCGGCGCAACTGTAGGCTAATGCCAGCGCCACATCATCGGTGAGGGAACCCAGGCAGTGTACGGGTAATCCCGCAAATCCGGGGGCTTGCTCTTGACCAAAAATTACCCAGAGAATCTCATTTTTATCATCTTTATCATCCTGATCCTGCAATATCTGGGCGGTTTTGCAGAGCAAATCCCAACCCTTATGCGGTTCTTTGAGAAAACTCACCCCGCCCGCCAAAACAATTTTTTTCTCCGGTGGTAATTGCCAAATTTGCCGAGCGATTGGTTTAGGAATGGCTTGGTAACGGTGGGTATCCAATCCATTCGGGATAACTTTAATATCACAATGCCCCAATAGAGGACTACTTTTAACTGCGTTGGCTAACCAAGTACTAGGGGTAATAATTGTGGGGTGAAAATTACGCCACGCTCTTTGTTTACGTTGCCAAACCTGGTGGGATAGGTCGTTTTTTTGCGAACTGTGGAGTTGAGGGCAAAAACCACATTGGGTCATAAATAAATCACAACCTTGGGTATAGTGACAGCCGCCAGTAATTGCCCACATATCCTGAAGCGTCCAGACTACTGGTTTCGCAGTAATTTTGGGTAATACTTCCGGAATTAAAAGCCGATTGATCCAATGAATGTGTAAAATATCAAACTGGAAATTTTTGATTTTTGCTGGAACGAAATTGGGCACCCAATGAGCAGAAAAGGCACGCTCTCGTTGGGGATAAGCATTTAATGACCATTGATCGGCGATGGCTCGCACACGTTTCACCAGCCGGGGTTCTTGATAGACATGAATCGTAGGGTCTTGGCTACTTTTTTGTAAGACTAATTGTTGGGAATTGACCCCAGATTTAAGTAACCCTTGATGTAAACGATAACTCGCCCGTGCGGCTCCCCCAGCAGTGTCATAAGTATTCAAGTGAAGAACATTCATATCAATTGCTAGAAATTTTGGTTTTTTTAATCCTTGGGCAAGCGATATTGACTGACAATTTTTTTGGCAAATTCGGGGATATGACTGGCTAATTTTTGGGGATAATGACGCTGGACATAGAGATAGTTGCGGGTGAAATGGGAATCAATGGAAAAACGGGCGTATTCTAAACCCTTAGGACCAAATTTTTCAATCACCACCCCCATTAAACGAGCTGCCCACATGGGTAACGTTGCCCCTCGGTCATAGGCAGGAATGCTTTGCTGAACCGCCTGATGCCGTTGCCCTTGGCTCATCACCGGTTGGATTTCTAATTCATCCCGAACTAAATCGAGCATCGCCTGTCCCCGCTCATTGCGTACCACCAACCATTGCCAACCCAAAGGCGCACCCATATAGCCAACCACCAAATCCGCCAACCCATTCACATAATCAAAACAACTCAAACAGGAGGGGGCGAAAATATCTTTTAATTCCCGGGTATTCAACCCAAAAAACGGGACTTTTTCAATGGAACCATCCTCATGTTTGAAATGCACTTGATAATCCTGCATAAATTCATAGTGAACCACCGTTTCAGGTGAACGACTCGTAGTTTCCAAAAACTTTTGTAATCCCGCACGGGGCACATTATCCACACAGGGGGTACCCAAAACATAGAGTTTTTCTAAACCCAAATGTTTTTCCACTGCCCGCAAGGCTTGAATTTGACATCCCACCCCAATGACCAATAATCGCCGCATTCCAGACCGTTCAATTTCATCCAGGACACTCAAATTGGGAGACAACGTGGGTTTATTCACCCGGGCGGCGAATACTTCTGCTGGCGTGCGGGCTAATACCGGTTGCGGTTGCCAACGATCAGACGGGGAATTTTGCACACAAACGACCCCTTCCACCCACCCAGCCTTAAGCATTTGCGTGGCAATGGTGGTAACAATACCTGTCCATTGGGCACCCGGAATGGGTTGTTTTTTCCGGGCACTTAACATCGTTTGATGCACCCCAAAATAACATTCATCCTCCTGGTTAATATCCCTTTTTCGCCCATGAGTTTGCGTTTCGAGGGTATCAAATTGTTGATGCAAAAAAGCACAGGCGGATTTGACGTAGTGAATATAGGAAGTGTCGCATAATCCACACTCACTACACAGGGCTTTAGCCGGTTTTGGACTGGTCGGCTTCAGGGGACGAGCTTTATGATGAGCCGCCATAGACTCTCGATGGAACCACTTTCCATACTGTAACGGTAAAACGCCCCAGATGCCAGCAACCGTGACGGGAACTTGGCTGTGATATACTTAGTCATACGCTTGGATGCTAAATTTGTAAATCTTTGATATGCGCTGACCTCACATAACATCAATTTCGTCATTATTGAGGTTCCAGCCCATGAAATACACCCATCTATTGTTAGCTTTAGGCATCGGCATGATCCCCCATTTATTCAAACCGGATGTAACGTGGGCGGGGGGATTTACTCAGCCGGAGGGTGCCGCTTTTGTGAGTACCACTTTTCGCACTTTAGAAAGTCGTACTTTTGAAAAATTAGAAGTAGAAGCCTATGCAGAATATGGCTTAAAAGATAATCTCACGCTCATTTTCAAAGTACCGTACCAATGGATTAGCGACGATCAATTTAATCCTAAACGCACCAACAGTGGTTTTTTTGATGGTGAAATCGGCATTCGTTGGCGGTTTACCCAAGACCCCCTACTGGCGGCATCTTTGC comes from Synechococcus sp. C9 and encodes:
- the yidC gene encoding membrane protein insertase YidC, producing MDLFGTNFLSNNLMLPILDFFYGVVPSYGLAIVALTLVVRAALAPVSAGQIRNMRQMKVAQPVMQKRVKEIQERYKNDPAKQQEEMAKVYQEFGNPLAGCLPLILQLPILFALFATLRGSPFADVSYPVELEIVPRDQVVQSQPINAQTHNIYVQPGLHYAISAVSTAGNKLHEGDETVLDFRTPDGRSLGSILQEVNNPNVTPHWTVKSGSELVELITENGETKLKALHTGKVSLTGVVPGLAANEGFLFISALGRVGAMDSNGMIHWDTVILVLIFAASTYASQMITNQGDTAKNPQQDQVNKSLPLVFAVMFLFFPLPAGVLMYMVIANVFQTAQTFILSREPLPENLQKILDAQQKTVTTQAETLPFERNRPKKKA
- the recG gene encoding ATP-dependent DNA helicase RecG, translated to MTWDAVRVGKALAWERDEGYPNLQGQHCFFYEFLLEQMSLVSLDWLPKPAINQWQVLLAELRHYPQLTHDQREALVQRIATLVPQVRPPGTPSPRVQETPPPPPTEATPIRELEILKPQQKKVLYQLGLNTLGDVLRYYPRSYVDYSQRLLIKDLQPGSTVTVIATIRSFRCFTSPKNPQLTIAEWWVADRSGRMKINRYYMGKRYANKAWQEQQRKNYPTGALVAISGLVKETKFSKTLTEPSIQIIDEESESGGKIIPVYALKSDLKASWVRQAIHGVLPLVKSWHDPLPEALKKRHHLVDLGTAYRGIHAPQYSEELKRARTRLVFDELFYLQLSFLQRRYQNRRHTSPVVCAEGKLLQAFRAQLPFQLTGAQERVVQEILHDLQQPQPMQRLVQGDVGSGKTVVAVMAMLAAIEAGYQAALMAPTEVLAEQHYQKLLHWLTPLHIPVELLTGATKTSQRRQILAQLSTGEVSLVVGTHALIQEDVNFQHLGLVVIDEQHRFGVNQRSLLQQKGMEPHVLTMTATPIPRTLALTIHGDLDVSQIDELPPGRQAIQTTVIPASQRHFAYDLIRREIVQGRQAYIILPLIEESEKLEAKAAIAEYQKLQEMTFKGCRLGLLHGRQSAAEKDAALRAFRDGETQILVSTTVVEVGVDVPNATVMLIENAERFGLAQLHQLRGRVGRGTHPSYCLLVTQGKGEDTQQRLNVLTQSQDGFFIAEMDLRLRGPGEILGTRQAGLPDLALASLIEDQDILETARQAAEQLMEKNPELSDYPQLQRELQQRLERLTGRVVLS
- a CDS encoding Coenzyme F420 hydrogenase/dehydrogenase, beta subunit C-terminal domain, with the translated sequence MAAHHKARPLKPTSPKPAKALCSECGLCDTSYIHYVKSACAFLHQQFDTLETQTHGRKRDINQEDECYFGVHQTMLSARKKQPIPGAQWTGIVTTIATQMLKAGWVEGVVCVQNSPSDRWQPQPVLARTPAEVFAARVNKPTLSPNLSVLDEIERSGMRRLLVIGVGCQIQALRAVEKHLGLEKLYVLGTPCVDNVPRAGLQKFLETTSRSPETVVHYEFMQDYQVHFKHEDGSIEKVPFFGLNTRELKDIFAPSCLSCFDYVNGLADLVVGYMGAPLGWQWLVVRNERGQAMLDLVRDELEIQPVMSQGQRHQAVQQSIPAYDRGATLPMWAARLMGVVIEKFGPKGLEYARFSIDSHFTRNYLYVQRHYPQKLASHIPEFAKKIVSQYRLPKD
- a CDS encoding glycosyltransferase family 4 protein — protein: MNVLHLNTYDTAGGAARASYRLHQGLLKSGVNSQQLVLQKSSQDPTIHVYQEPRLVKRVRAIADQWSLNAYPQRERAFSAHWVPNFVPAKIKNFQFDILHIHWINRLLIPEVLPKITAKPVVWTLQDMWAITGGCHYTQGCDLFMTQCGFCPQLHSSQKNDLSHQVWQRKQRAWRNFHPTIITPSTWLANAVKSSPLLGHCDIKVIPNGLDTHRYQAIPKPIARQIWQLPPEKKIVLAGGVSFLKEPHKGWDLLCKTAQILQDQDDKDDKNEILWVIFGQEQAPGFAGLPVHCLGSLTDDVALALAYSCADVMVVPSRQEAFGQVASEAMACGTPVVAFAGTGVQDIVDHQVNGYLAQPFDPQDLAAGIGWVLRQGAELGHHARQKVERCFSLPVVVQQHLELYQSLTEKHQVRLSS